DNA from Candidatus Poribacteria bacterium:
TCTACCGCACAAGCAAGAGCAACGAGCACCGCTCTTGAAGGTATTGCGCGGCAACCTGAAGCAGCACCAAGGATTCAGACAGCAATGATCATCGGTTTGGCTCTTATCGAATCACTCGTGATCTATTCGCTGTTAATTTTTTTCCTGCTTATGGGAAAACTTCCAGAGGGACAGATGCTTCAAAGTATGATTGAGGCTGATGCTCAGAAACAGGTGCAGACCAGTCAGGAATAAGACGTGAAACGTGAAACGTGAAACGTGAATCTATTAACGTTTTGCGTTTTGCGTTACACACGCATTACTTTTCTTAGGCTATATACAATACCCTAACTTAAAAAAAATATAATGACAAAATTAACGTGGTTCTGTTTATTGCTTATTATCAACGTAATATTAATTGCTCCGACGAGTGGGTTCGCTGCAGAGGCAAGTGCCGAGAAACAGGGAATCTTAGCACAAATT
Protein-coding regions in this window:
- the atpE gene encoding ATP synthase F0 subunit C encodes the protein MIYLAVLAFGTALGLPIAVIFASTAQARATSTALEGIARQPEAAPRIQTAMIIGLALIESLVIYSLLIFFLLMGKLPEGQMLQSMIEADAQKQVQTSQE